In one window of Catenulispora sp. GP43 DNA:
- a CDS encoding ThiF family adenylyltransferase: protein MLTPVRVADFVLDAIAARVGAVEPEQGGALLGLPGLDYVTEFIHDGGAATTGTRYQNTDWLIAAIGAREAATAARFKGIVHSHPRGMPVPSSQDQAEYAESLRLNPLLARYLAPIVTHDVDTPLAGHEVRLGPARISFYGAERASDGFVLAPVRPVVVPVARMLRRAGARPEGDPAAIDVEGTTLLATHAQLPGLGAVTLLLGADFPATAPIVLPEHGDGPLALGWDLGVPAVERLAGAVLALRRGRARDREGRDASHRVEAGAEDQTATETVRRDPAALLFARTEGILLPTLADRSVLIVGAGSVGSYLAEVLARSGVGAFTIVDPDDVEAVNVGRSAYRVADVGLGKAFAAAEIVLAVNPSARAGVHAARHEDVDLAALVTQADVVVVATDDPQAQARVGHFAYRAGRPAVFPGLYQGAQGGEVIIAAEGSACFACATGGVRADLQETGSGEVAARTDYGTGRLIAEPGLLTDVHHVAAIAAKAALGLLHSPDDDVAAARFAHGILKAGTTYAVFGHEPDYWIFAELMRATPAQYAYQSLWLTVSGRSDCPVCGDPAGRTDPSASQEPDVDLIRALRDGA, encoded by the coding sequence ATGCTGACGCCCGTACGGGTGGCGGACTTCGTGCTGGACGCCATCGCCGCGCGTGTCGGTGCGGTCGAACCGGAGCAGGGCGGGGCGTTGTTGGGGCTGCCGGGGCTGGACTACGTCACCGAGTTCATCCACGACGGCGGTGCCGCGACGACCGGCACGCGGTACCAGAACACGGACTGGCTCATCGCGGCCATCGGGGCGCGGGAGGCGGCGACGGCGGCGCGGTTCAAGGGGATCGTGCACTCGCATCCGCGCGGGATGCCTGTGCCCTCGTCGCAGGACCAGGCCGAGTACGCGGAGTCGCTGCGGCTGAATCCGCTGCTGGCGCGCTACCTGGCGCCGATCGTGACGCACGACGTCGACACCCCGCTGGCCGGCCACGAGGTGCGCCTCGGGCCGGCGCGGATCTCGTTCTACGGCGCGGAGCGGGCCTCCGACGGCTTCGTGCTGGCCCCGGTGCGGCCCGTGGTGGTGCCGGTGGCGCGGATGCTGCGGCGCGCCGGAGCGCGGCCGGAGGGCGACCCGGCGGCGATCGACGTGGAGGGCACGACCCTGCTCGCCACGCACGCGCAGCTGCCCGGTCTCGGAGCGGTGACGCTGTTGCTGGGCGCGGATTTCCCGGCGACGGCGCCGATCGTGCTGCCCGAGCACGGGGACGGGCCGCTGGCGCTCGGCTGGGACCTCGGGGTGCCCGCGGTCGAGCGATTGGCCGGGGCGGTGCTGGCGTTGCGGCGTGGGCGCGCCAGGGACCGCGAAGGGCGGGATGCGTCGCATCGAGTCGAGGCGGGTGCGGAAGACCAAACGGCGACGGAGACCGTGAGGCGGGACCCGGCGGCGCTCCTGTTCGCCCGTACCGAGGGCATCCTGTTGCCGACGCTGGCCGATCGCAGTGTCCTGATCGTCGGCGCCGGGTCCGTCGGCTCCTACCTGGCCGAGGTGCTGGCACGCAGCGGCGTGGGCGCCTTCACGATCGTGGATCCCGACGACGTCGAGGCCGTCAACGTGGGGCGCAGCGCCTATCGGGTGGCCGATGTGGGGCTGGGAAAGGCTTTCGCGGCCGCCGAGATCGTGCTGGCGGTCAATCCCTCGGCGCGGGCGGGTGTCCACGCCGCGCGGCATGAGGACGTGGATCTGGCAGCGCTGGTGACGCAGGCCGATGTCGTCGTCGTGGCCACCGATGATCCGCAAGCGCAGGCGCGGGTGGGGCACTTCGCCTATCGGGCCGGGCGGCCGGCGGTCTTCCCAGGGCTGTATCAGGGTGCTCAGGGCGGCGAGGTGATCATCGCCGCCGAGGGGAGCGCCTGCTTCGCGTGCGCCACCGGTGGCGTGCGCGCCGATCTGCAGGAGACCGGCAGTGGCGAGGTCGCCGCGCGCACCGACTACGGCACCGGGCGATTGATCGCCGAGCCGGGGCTGCTGACCGACGTGCACCACGTCGCGGCCATCGCGGCGAAGGCGGCCCTCGGCCTGTTGCACTCCCCCGACGACGATGTCGCAGCAGCCCGCTTCGCCCACGGAATCCTCAAAGCCGGCACCACATATGCCGTCTTCGGCCACGAGCCCGATTACTGGATCTTCGCCGAGCTGATGCGCGCCACCCCGGCGCAATACGCGTACCAGTCGCTGTGGCTGACGGTCTCCGGCCGAAGCGATTGCCCGGTCTGCGGCGATCCCGCGGGACGTACGGATCCGTCCGCCTCCCAGGAGCCGGATGTCGACCTGATCAGGGCTCTGAGAGACGGCGCATGA
- a CDS encoding glycosidase, with translation MSTPLGTTSPHGELFRRDPANPILTANDWPYQINTVFNPGATSHDGETVLLCRVEDRRGLSHLTVARSPDGVHGWRVDPKPLLADDPADHTSMWGVEDCRITYVAELSAYVISYTAYGPSGPCVALATTEDFQSVEKLGVVMPPEDKNASLLPRRVNGEFCLYHRPYAGHDGRADVWMSRSEDLRTWSNPEPVMTSRQGAWWDAARMGLGPAPIETEHGWLGVYHGVKQMAAGPLYRAGLVLFDLDNPAKVIRRSPQWVLGPATDYETHGDVPNVVFPTGMIHDEETGDLRLYYGAADSCIAMATASMSEVMDYLLQYG, from the coding sequence ATGTCGACCCCGCTCGGCACCACCAGCCCCCACGGCGAACTGTTCCGCCGAGACCCCGCCAATCCGATCCTGACGGCCAACGACTGGCCCTATCAGATCAACACCGTCTTCAACCCGGGCGCCACGAGCCATGACGGGGAGACGGTCCTGCTGTGCCGCGTTGAGGACCGCCGCGGCCTGTCCCACCTGACCGTCGCGCGCTCCCCCGACGGGGTGCACGGCTGGCGCGTGGACCCCAAGCCGTTGCTGGCCGACGACCCGGCCGATCACACGAGCATGTGGGGCGTGGAAGACTGCCGCATCACCTATGTGGCCGAACTTTCGGCGTATGTGATCTCCTATACCGCTTATGGCCCCTCCGGCCCCTGCGTCGCCCTGGCGACCACCGAGGATTTCCAGTCGGTGGAGAAGCTCGGCGTGGTCATGCCTCCGGAGGACAAGAACGCCTCGCTGCTGCCCCGCCGGGTCAACGGCGAGTTCTGCCTGTACCACCGCCCGTACGCGGGCCACGACGGCCGCGCCGACGTGTGGATGTCCCGCTCCGAGGACCTGCGCACCTGGTCCAACCCGGAGCCGGTGATGACCAGCCGCCAGGGCGCCTGGTGGGACGCGGCCCGCATGGGCCTGGGCCCGGCCCCGATCGAGACCGAGCACGGCTGGCTGGGCGTGTACCACGGCGTGAAGCAGATGGCCGCCGGCCCGCTGTACCGCGCCGGCCTGGTCCTGTTCGACCTGGACAACCCGGCGAAGGTGATCCGCCGCTCGCCGCAGTGGGTCCTGGGCCCGGCCACCGACTACGAGACCCACGGCGACGTGCCGAACGTGGTGTTCCCCACCGGGATGATCCACGACGAGGAGACCGGCGACCTGCGGCTGTACTACGGCGCGGCCGACTCCTGCATCGCCATGGCGACGGCCTCGATGAGCGAGGTCATGGACTACCTGCTCCAGTACGGCTGA
- a CDS encoding MHYT domain-containing protein: MHVNGFTYGPLTPLLAFFMSFLGSVIGLQSASRARAATGGSRTRWLTMAALALGGTAIWVMQYIAILGFTVPGVEIRYDPVLTVAGLVAAIAAAAGGLTVVVRRETDNRSLLLGGLAIGSAVAGVNYLGMAALHMNAGKHYTVWLIAASEVVAVAASAGALWFALRVRGLPSTLGAAIVLGAAITGAHYLGMAALHLTSAAAAASAFGSAPSAPSGMAASELLTPLVLGISIATTIMLLVVAMAPTERELREEQRAVELATALRERSY; this comes from the coding sequence GTGCACGTCAATGGTTTCACCTACGGCCCGCTGACCCCTTTGCTGGCCTTCTTCATGTCGTTCCTGGGCTCGGTGATCGGGCTGCAGAGCGCCTCGCGGGCGCGGGCGGCCACCGGGGGCTCCCGGACCCGCTGGCTGACGATGGCCGCGCTGGCTTTGGGCGGCACGGCCATTTGGGTCATGCAGTACATAGCGATCCTGGGCTTCACGGTCCCGGGCGTCGAGATCCGCTACGACCCGGTGCTGACCGTCGCCGGCCTGGTCGCGGCGATCGCGGCGGCCGCCGGCGGCCTGACCGTGGTGGTGCGCCGCGAGACCGACAACCGGTCGCTGCTGCTGGGCGGACTCGCCATCGGTTCGGCCGTCGCCGGGGTGAACTACCTCGGGATGGCGGCACTGCACATGAACGCGGGGAAGCACTACACCGTATGGCTGATCGCCGCCTCGGAAGTGGTCGCCGTGGCCGCCTCCGCCGGCGCGCTCTGGTTCGCGCTGCGGGTACGCGGGCTGCCCTCCACCCTCGGCGCCGCGATCGTCCTGGGCGCGGCCATCACCGGCGCGCACTACCTCGGGATGGCGGCGCTGCACCTCACCTCCGCTGCGGCCGCCGCGTCAGCCTTCGGCTCCGCGCCGTCCGCGCCGTCCGGGATGGCGGCCTCGGAGCTGCTGACTCCGCTGGTGCTCGGGATCAGCATCGCCACCACGATCATGCTGCTGGTGGTCGCGATGGCACCGACGGAACGTGAACTGCGCGAGGAGCAGCGCGCCGTGGAGCTGGCCACGGCGCTGCGGGAGCGCAGCTACTGA
- a CDS encoding glycosyltransferase, translating to MAGTVSNIGITLAIVSTYPPRRCGIATYSRDLAVALNDAAPDVRVEVCALDRDGLAYPATVRTVIRQDERSDYRRAAQQVAASGVGAVVIQHEYGIFGGVDGAWITDFAAELYRLGVPYLVTLHTVLSEPSPSQAGTLYRLCRDAAAVTVFTGTARRLAVDTGIAPPDRIVHVPHGAPPPGSGGAVRPEVAAALDRLAGRRLLSTFGLLSPNKGLQTAIAALGLIAARHPDVTYLIAGSTHPEVARQEGENYRDHLVAAVQDAGLQDRVVFLDTFLSDAEISAVLARTEIFCTPYRSREQISSGALTFAVAAGCPVVSTSYFYAEDMLAGGSGITVPPEDPEAYAEALHALLSDPDRLERAREAARTQGAGLHWTAVARRFAGIARATAARRSRPVPDAVATDAAGMARVDVPKLKLTHLNRITDSGGVVQFSDHAKPDLGSGYCVDDVARLAIVAAGLCDIPVRELKGADPHDWLDTALSFLEAGYDPAALGSRNMRDASGLWLDAPHNGDHVGRLLWSLGAVAAGAAVPDKCRERAAALLDLARPSLRAMTTVRSTAYALLGLVRVPEPGPELALGVARLEAAFRAASTDDWPWFEDELTYDNARLPQALLAGGERAGDAAMVADALRALDWYLDQVGLGPVGPAETGLAETGPGETGPGEPEGHLVLVGNLWRRKGAPRPAHEGDEQPIDAAAVVEACVEAWRVTGREFYADRARRAFGWFLGENRLGLPLYDATSGGGRDGLRETQANENQGAESTLAYYQALLALRSADLV from the coding sequence ATGGCAGGGACTGTCTCGAACATCGGCATAACACTCGCGATCGTTTCCACGTATCCGCCGCGACGGTGCGGCATCGCCACCTACTCGCGCGACCTGGCCGTCGCGCTCAACGATGCTGCTCCGGACGTGCGCGTGGAGGTCTGCGCGTTGGACCGGGACGGACTGGCCTACCCCGCAACGGTGCGGACGGTGATCCGCCAGGACGAGCGCTCCGACTACCGCAGGGCGGCCCAGCAGGTGGCCGCCTCCGGGGTGGGCGCCGTCGTCATCCAGCACGAGTACGGGATCTTCGGCGGCGTCGATGGCGCCTGGATCACGGACTTCGCCGCCGAGCTGTACCGGCTCGGCGTCCCGTATCTGGTCACACTGCACACGGTGCTGTCCGAGCCGAGCCCTTCGCAGGCCGGCACCCTGTATCGGCTGTGCCGCGACGCCGCGGCCGTGACCGTGTTCACCGGGACCGCGCGCCGGCTGGCGGTCGACACCGGTATCGCCCCGCCGGACCGGATCGTGCACGTCCCGCACGGAGCGCCGCCGCCCGGGAGCGGCGGCGCCGTGCGCCCGGAGGTGGCCGCGGCGCTGGACCGGCTGGCCGGCCGGCGGCTGCTGTCCACCTTCGGCCTGCTGTCGCCGAACAAGGGCCTGCAGACCGCGATCGCGGCGCTGGGCCTGATCGCCGCGCGGCATCCCGACGTGACCTATCTCATCGCCGGCTCCACCCACCCGGAGGTCGCCCGCCAGGAAGGCGAGAACTACCGCGACCACCTGGTCGCCGCGGTACAGGACGCGGGGCTCCAGGACCGGGTGGTGTTCCTGGACACCTTCCTGTCCGACGCCGAGATCTCCGCGGTCCTGGCCCGCACCGAGATCTTCTGCACGCCCTACCGCTCCCGCGAGCAGATCTCGTCGGGCGCCCTCACCTTCGCCGTCGCCGCCGGCTGCCCGGTGGTGTCGACGTCGTACTTCTACGCCGAGGACATGCTGGCCGGCGGCTCCGGCATCACGGTTCCGCCGGAGGACCCGGAGGCCTACGCCGAAGCGCTGCACGCCCTGCTGTCCGATCCGGACCGCCTGGAGCGCGCCAGGGAAGCCGCCAGGACCCAGGGCGCGGGGTTGCACTGGACCGCGGTGGCCCGCCGGTTCGCCGGGATCGCACGGGCCACCGCGGCCCGCCGCAGCCGCCCCGTGCCCGACGCGGTCGCCACCGACGCCGCCGGCATGGCCCGGGTCGACGTGCCCAAGCTCAAGCTCACGCACCTGAACCGGATCACCGACTCCGGCGGCGTCGTGCAGTTCAGCGACCACGCCAAACCCGACCTCGGGTCCGGCTACTGCGTGGACGACGTCGCCCGGCTGGCGATCGTGGCGGCGGGTCTGTGCGACATCCCCGTCCGCGAACTGAAAGGCGCCGACCCGCACGACTGGCTGGACACCGCTCTGAGCTTCCTGGAGGCCGGCTACGACCCGGCCGCCCTCGGGTCCCGCAACATGCGCGACGCGTCCGGACTGTGGCTGGACGCCCCGCACAACGGCGACCACGTGGGGCGGCTGCTGTGGTCTCTGGGCGCCGTGGCGGCCGGCGCCGCGGTCCCGGACAAATGCCGCGAGCGGGCCGCGGCGCTGCTGGATCTTGCGCGGCCGTCGCTGCGCGCGATGACGACGGTCCGCTCCACCGCGTACGCCCTACTCGGGCTGGTGCGGGTTCCGGAGCCCGGACCCGAGTTGGCGCTCGGCGTGGCACGGCTGGAGGCGGCGTTCCGCGCCGCCTCCACCGATGACTGGCCCTGGTTCGAGGACGAGCTCACCTACGACAACGCCCGCCTGCCGCAGGCGCTGCTGGCCGGCGGGGAGCGGGCCGGGGACGCCGCGATGGTGGCGGACGCGCTGCGGGCCCTGGACTGGTACCTGGATCAGGTCGGCCTCGGCCCGGTCGGCCCGGCGGAGACCGGGCTGGCGGAGACCGGGCCGGGGGAGACCGGGCCGGGGGAACCGGAGGGGCACCTGGTCCTGGTCGGGAACCTGTGGCGGCGCAAAGGTGCGCCGCGCCCGGCCCATGAGGGCGACGAGCAGCCGATCGACGCCGCGGCGGTGGTCGAGGCGTGTGTCGAGGCCTGGCGGGTCACCGGCCGCGAGTTCTACGCCGACCGGGCCCGGCGGGCCTTCGGCTGGTTCCTCGGCGAGAACCGGCTCGGCCTGCCGCTGTACGACGCGACCAGCGGCGGCGGCCGGGACGGGCTGCGCGAGACCCAGGCGAACGAGAATCAGGGAGCTGAGTCGACGCTCGCCTACTACCAGGCGCTGCTGGCACTGAGGTCCGCCGACCTGGTGTGA
- a CDS encoding SDR family NAD(P)-dependent oxidoreductase → MPRSVLVTGGTSGIGRAVAERFTADGAGVVITGRREHLVESVAKELGAVGVVCDAADPRAVEALAARFDTLDVLVNAAGGLGAAQPGPEAAELEAVLAHWRADLDGNLLSAVLTTTALKPVLAPGGTALAVGTIGSERRGGSYGAAKAALAAWYAMLSAELGPRGVTANVIAPGYIAGTGFFQGAMTDVREQALIAETHTKRAGTPRDIAETVFFLASAGARHITGQTIHVDGGAFTTR, encoded by the coding sequence ATGCCCCGCAGCGTCCTCGTCACCGGCGGCACCAGCGGCATCGGCCGCGCCGTCGCCGAGCGCTTCACCGCCGACGGCGCCGGCGTCGTCATCACCGGCCGCCGCGAGCACCTCGTCGAGAGCGTCGCGAAGGAACTCGGCGCGGTCGGCGTGGTCTGCGACGCCGCCGACCCGCGCGCCGTCGAAGCCCTCGCGGCCCGCTTCGACACCCTCGACGTCCTGGTCAACGCCGCCGGCGGCCTCGGCGCCGCGCAGCCTGGACCGGAGGCCGCCGAGCTGGAGGCCGTGCTCGCCCACTGGCGCGCCGATCTGGACGGCAACCTGCTCAGCGCGGTCCTGACCACCACCGCCCTCAAGCCGGTCCTCGCCCCCGGCGGCACCGCCCTGGCCGTCGGCACCATCGGCTCCGAACGCCGCGGCGGCTCCTACGGCGCGGCCAAAGCCGCCCTCGCCGCCTGGTACGCCATGCTGTCCGCCGAACTCGGCCCGCGCGGCGTCACCGCCAACGTGATCGCCCCCGGCTACATCGCCGGCACCGGCTTCTTCCAGGGCGCCATGACCGACGTGCGCGAGCAGGCCCTGATCGCCGAGACCCACACCAAGCGCGCCGGCACGCCGCGGGACATCGCCGAGACGGTCTTCTTCCTGGCCTCGGCCGGGGCGCGGCACATCACCGGCCAGACGATCCACGTGGACGGCGGTGCCTTCACCACACGCTGA
- a CDS encoding MarR family winged helix-turn-helix transcriptional regulator, translating into MSTTAAEIADAWRRERPGTPVDSIEVFTPIVRLAKLLTDDRTRVLRAAGIDRATLDLLSVLRRSGPPYTLTTRALTERTLVTAGAISQRVARAEQEGLVTRAPDPSGHKAVAVALTAAGHAVIERSVDAVLGRDSELVAGLSAEEREVLIPLLGKLETFVRSRGA; encoded by the coding sequence ATGAGCACCACCGCCGCCGAGATCGCCGACGCATGGCGCCGCGAACGCCCCGGGACGCCGGTCGACTCCATCGAGGTCTTCACCCCGATCGTGCGGCTGGCCAAGCTGCTCACCGACGACCGGACCCGGGTGCTGCGCGCGGCCGGCATCGACCGGGCGACGCTGGACCTGCTGTCGGTGCTGCGGCGCTCCGGGCCGCCCTACACGCTGACCACGCGCGCGCTCACCGAGCGGACGCTGGTGACCGCCGGGGCGATCTCGCAGCGGGTGGCGCGGGCCGAGCAGGAGGGCCTGGTGACCCGGGCGCCGGATCCCTCGGGGCACAAGGCGGTGGCGGTGGCGCTGACCGCGGCGGGGCACGCGGTGATCGAGCGCTCCGTGGACGCGGTGCTCGGGCGCGACTCGGAGCTGGTCGCCGGGCTCAGCGCCGAGGAGCGGGAGGTGTTGATCCCGCTCCTCGGCAAGCTCGAGACGTTCGTCAGGTCGCGCGGGGCCTGA
- a CDS encoding LCP family protein: MSDDTSGIAEDDTSGTAWVPKHSSGTPQDAAAAGPQASRTRRRVKRTLMVISGMLVLVIGGTVAYAGYWYYRLDHNIKGAPLHGAVVPPDQLASGGGIVQPTPDPYGDVPINILLIGTDARLPGQDASLGGFTDPSGRSDVEMLVHISADRSNATVVSLPRDTMVPIPACVDAKGNQYPAQSVGMINSALAAGPGCQVDTVEEFTHVKIDHFMMVDFAGVVALTDAVGGVPVCVTKAVNDPDSHLNLPAGTSVIQGDTALAFLRTREGFADGSDLYRTEAQHQYLSALIRKMKDQATFDNPIQATHLMDIASKSLTVDDGIASVSKLLDLANTLKKVPTQNITFLTMPTTAYAPDPNRVAPDTALDQQIFSLIGHDQSVTGPTTAASGSAGATPGAPSPTPAATTSSLSPSSVTDSIVVENGTTNDGRSRQLAATLQADGFKNATGVGYGSGVATTTVYYSGQAHQAAAQAVAAALQLPASAVQPGTDGSAPIVVRVGSDFASGDVYNPGAASSSSSPSALPSAALSSADGENAADPNLCVTAAGS; the protein is encoded by the coding sequence GTGAGTGACGACACGTCCGGTATAGCCGAGGACGACACCTCCGGCACGGCATGGGTCCCCAAGCACTCCTCGGGGACGCCGCAGGACGCGGCCGCCGCGGGGCCGCAGGCGAGCAGGACGCGGCGCCGCGTCAAGCGCACGCTGATGGTCATTTCCGGGATGCTGGTGCTGGTCATCGGCGGCACGGTCGCCTACGCGGGCTACTGGTACTACCGCCTCGACCACAACATCAAGGGCGCGCCGCTGCACGGCGCCGTCGTCCCGCCGGACCAGCTGGCCAGCGGCGGCGGCATCGTCCAGCCGACTCCGGACCCGTACGGCGACGTCCCGATCAACATCCTGCTCATCGGCACCGACGCCCGGCTGCCCGGCCAGGACGCGAGCCTGGGCGGCTTCACCGACCCCTCCGGCCGCTCCGACGTGGAGATGCTGGTCCACATCTCGGCCGACCGCAGCAACGCGACCGTGGTGTCGCTGCCGCGCGACACCATGGTCCCGATCCCGGCGTGCGTGGACGCCAAGGGCAACCAGTACCCGGCGCAGAGCGTCGGCATGATCAACTCGGCGCTGGCCGCCGGCCCCGGCTGCCAGGTGGACACCGTCGAGGAGTTCACCCACGTCAAGATCGACCACTTCATGATGGTCGACTTCGCCGGCGTGGTGGCCCTGACCGACGCCGTCGGCGGCGTCCCGGTCTGCGTCACCAAGGCGGTGAACGACCCGGACTCACACCTGAACCTGCCGGCCGGCACCTCGGTGATCCAGGGCGACACGGCCCTGGCCTTCCTGCGCACCCGCGAGGGCTTCGCCGACGGCTCGGACCTGTACCGCACCGAGGCGCAGCACCAGTACCTGTCGGCCCTGATCCGCAAGATGAAGGACCAGGCCACGTTCGACAACCCGATCCAGGCCACGCACCTGATGGACATCGCCTCCAAGTCGCTGACCGTGGACGACGGCATCGCCAGCGTGAGCAAGCTGCTGGACCTGGCCAACACCCTCAAGAAGGTGCCGACCCAGAACATCACCTTCCTGACCATGCCCACGACCGCCTACGCGCCGGACCCCAACCGCGTGGCCCCGGACACCGCCCTGGACCAGCAGATCTTCTCCCTGATCGGCCACGACCAGTCGGTCACCGGCCCCACCACGGCGGCGAGCGGCAGCGCCGGTGCCACCCCCGGCGCGCCCTCCCCGACCCCGGCGGCGACGACCAGCAGCCTGAGCCCGAGCTCGGTCACGGACAGCATCGTGGTCGAGAACGGCACCACCAACGACGGCCGCTCCCGCCAGCTCGCCGCCACCTTGCAGGCCGACGGCTTCAAGAACGCCACCGGCGTCGGCTACGGCAGCGGCGTCGCCACGACCACGGTGTACTACAGCGGCCAGGCGCACCAGGCCGCGGCCCAGGCGGTCGCCGCGGCGCTCCAGCTGCCGGCCTCCGCGGTCCAGCCCGGCACCGACGGCAGCGCGCCGATCGTGGTGCGCGTCGGCTCGGACTTCGCCAGCGGTGACGTGTACAACCCCGGCGCGGCCTCGTCCTCCAGCAGCCCGAGCGCGCTGCCGTCGGCGGCGCTGTCCAGCGCCGACGGGGAGAACGCGGCCGACCCGAACCTGTGCGTCACGGCGGCCGGGTCGTAG